The sequence TCAGGCAATGTATGACCCTAGACAATTAGGTGTGGCTTTCTTAGGCTACTTTGTTTTCACTGTGTTTATGACATTGGGAGCGATGGAAACCAATAAAAATTTATTTATGATTTTCTTATTGATTGCTTTTCTTTTCTTAGGGCTGTTTATGTCAAGTTTTGGAATTGCAGAAAACTTCTTTCACATGATGGCTGCTATTGCTGAGTTTTTGATTGCTATCTTTGCTTTTTATGGAAGTGCGGCAGCAGTTTTAAATGGACATTTTGGTTATACTTTCTTGCCAATCGGCAAACCTTTTGGTATTTTTAAAAAATAAAAAAAGAAACTCCTCTTCTTGCAAGAGGAGTTTAAACCACGCTATTATGTATGCGGTTACCTTTAGGTGCTGATTCTTCGAAGTGCTTTTCAAAAAAATATCTAGTTTCAATAACTAGTTTGTCTAGTTATCTGACTTATGGTAAACTATGGGTAATTAAATTGTTAGAATAGGTGACTACATGAATAAAATAGAAGAAGAATTAATAGCCTGGACAAAAGAAATTACTCAATTTCGGTTTCCGCGTTGGGAAGACTTGCCAGATTTTGATTTATACATGGATCAAGTACTGACTTTGATTGATACTTATCTTTCTGTGTTTAATCCGAGTCAACAGAAAAAAATCATTACGGCGTCAATGGTAAATAATTATGTGAAATTAGGGTTGATTCCAGCTCCTGTGAAAAAGCGATATAAGAAAAAACATTTAGCGTACCTAATTGCGATTTCTGTTTTGAAACAAGTCTTGACTATTCCAGAAGTTAAAGAAGGAATTATCTATCAAGCTTCAATCAGCGGCATTCGGGAAGCGTATGATTTGTTTTGTACTGAACAAGAAGCAGCTTTGATAGCTATCGCTTCACATTTGGAGAAAAAAGATCGACACCCTTTGCCGTTGATGCCAAATGATACAGATATGGCTAATTTAGTTGTTCGCACTGCAACGATAGCGGTAGCGACTAAAATCGTTACTGAAAAAACGTTATCTTTGATTGCTCAAGAAAAAACAGCAAATAGGAAAGAGACCAAACAAAAAAAAGAAACTGAACTGTGAGGAGATAATTATGAACAAAGAAAAAATTGCTTTTCTCGTCGATTCTGGGTCCAATGTCCCTGAAGAAATCGTTAAGTTAGGAAATATGAAAGTTATTCCTTTAAAAATTATCTATAATAATGAAGAATTCACTGATAATGTGGATATCACAGCGCAAGATGTAT is a genomic window of Carnobacterium sp. CP1 containing:
- a CDS encoding acetate uptake transporter; translation: MKKEHVQVKQVIIDPTAIGLFGLAMVTLVASTQKLGWTNGVSGIVPWAFMLGGIGQLIASSYDAKHNNLFGATAFAAYGLFWLGTGMSWMVQNGLFGAAFQAMYDPRQLGVAFLGYFVFTVFMTLGAMETNKNLFMIFLLIAFLFLGLFMSSFGIAENFFHMMAAIAEFLIAIFAFYGSAAAVLNGHFGYTFLPIGKPFGIFKK
- a CDS encoding DUF1836 domain-containing protein; its protein translation is MNKIEEELIAWTKEITQFRFPRWEDLPDFDLYMDQVLTLIDTYLSVFNPSQQKKIITASMVNNYVKLGLIPAPVKKRYKKKHLAYLIAISVLKQVLTIPEVKEGIIYQASISGIREAYDLFCTEQEAALIAIASHLEKKDRHPLPLMPNDTDMANLVVRTATIAVATKIVTEKTLSLIAQEKTANRKETKQKKETEL